From Colias croceus chromosome Z, ilColCroc2.1:
ttaagtataaatatactttctctgtgatttttatatttttaagcaatcatgaaatattttacaattaaatggGTTTGTAATAAGAGTTCATttcaacttttattaaaataatatgaaacttatattgTCTTTTCTTAAACAACCTTTCCTCGGCCAAGTCAGATCCACACAGATTACATagcaaagaaataaatattaaatctgttaaattattttatttaaagtgagTTAAATGCGAAAAACAagtataaattgttatttgtcaaaaattttgcatgtttaaataaaagtcTCATTCATTGTGCctatatttctataatttaacaaaacaatactttataaacatttactacaaacaatgatttataaattacaagaGAGGGAGTTTCCTTATAAAGTAACGGTGCCACATCACGGCAGTAAATGCAGATAACATATACCATGTAATTAAATACGACATGTGCTCGTTCCGTAGGTTGACCCTCGTCTGGTTTGGTAACGGCCAGCCTTCCGGTGGGTCTGGGATTCCTTTAGCGTCCAACCACACTGGAGCGCAATCCAAGTATGCGCTCATCTGGTGTAAGTCCCTGTTGAACATTGAGATTGTATGACATCAGAAAAATTTTTgcaattaaaagttaaaacatacTTGTAATTAATTCATACAAAAGAAGCTTTCTTCTCTCGACTTCTACGCAtagtaaaaagaaaattcgtaTAATAAAGAGATGATGATCATGATgattaatttttgaaacacTGATCTTACCTATAAAACCATGAACCCTTTATTGGATTATTTTTAGGCATAAAGGGTCCTCTTGTTTCAGTAAGCCTTACTGTACCAGTGAGTTCTATTTCACCAGTTACCATTGATGGCTGCCTTTTTTCTTTGGGGCGCATGTGTTGTGGTATCCAACCTCTGTTTATTAATATGACCTCtctgtaaaaatattagaattataataaacagcCAATGAAGCTGCAGGCGTGAagcttcataaaataaatatttatttcaattcaattgatattattatcctTGTGTTTCTGCAGTACAAAACAGtttatgatgaaatttgtCTAGAAGAGTACTGAAATTTTGTCACAAAATTTATCAAGACTTTTTATTTAAGCAAGTtatgcaatataataaattatgtttaccCAGTTTCAGCCAATTTGAATGGTGTGACTACAAGCCACCCTTGATTCTTCTTAGGATCTGATACAAGAGAGCCAGTTCTTTGCATATGACTATCGCTTTCAATTAAGGCTCTTGGCCCTATTAAAATTTCTTTGTCATGAAGAAATTCCCCTCTGACCTTAACAGGTCGGTAttccatttttttaagttcttCAAAACTGAAAGGAATAGAAGATTAATGAATGGTTCGTAGGAGTTAGTATATACTACATAGTCAGATTACTTAGAAGAAAGATAGGCTAATACTTACTCAAGGGGCATGTCCACTGGTGATGCATTCGTTTTTGATTGCATGGCATCTATAAGTTCTAGTTTCCATTGCAGACGATATACTTGCCAACAGCCTAGACCAAATGAACCAGCTGGTATTACCTAgaaggaataataaaaattaatatgtaaatatctctaaaataaatggacctaggtatataataaagaaacattatttatttattacataccaTAAGGATCCACTTAAATATTTCACCAGGCTCCTTGTCTCTTATTTTCtgcaattttattgattgccCACGATTAAAGCTCGTGTTTGATCTAACGATGTTAATTGTAGCTCTTTTAGAGCTATTATTTTGGAGAAAAGTCCGGCTCAATTTACTTAGACCACCTATCATATTGAATTTTTtcgataaattattgaataccAATTATTAGTGTCGAGAAATGTGagactaaataataataattaagtattcatttttaatcacaACAAGGTAGTGTGCAAGGTAGGTATTGAGGTAGGTATATAGTCACAGGACAGGTATATCAAGTTGTGACTTGTGACATGAAATGTCAAATGTCATTTTATGACAATTGACATTCACCAATTTCAATAAACCTTAGACAATAAACCAAGAAGCAATAAACTATAGAAATACATATCTCCTTTATCATCGTTTAGCTTGGTTTAGCTATTAGATATAAGCACTTCTTGGTTTAGCTCCACATTTAGCTCACTTTCTGAAGGAGGTATAGTGCTATATGGATCTGTTCACTGTTGGCATGTGACGATATTCGGAACTAATGCCAGTGCCAcagccacagtattacaatatctaTACAGTATGGAAACGAATGTACTTGTGCAGagaaacggaggggaactGGCGGGGGGGTCGGGCGACGCGTACCACAAACACCCTTAGTTTGCATCACCTAGCGCGAAAGGACGACGCAGtcgtattttttgtgaaataattttattatttcataggtGCTTACATATTCTATTATGGCGCGCACAAACTGTTCCGTGTACGGATGTAAATCTACATTGTAATCCCAGaagaaaacaatatttcagaaagattgtattaattgtatctgttgaattaaaatcaaagcTACGTATATGTTGTCctcattattttcttatcagatTGTACATCCCAATGCGAATGCATTACTtagttaaatgttataatatacaattaagaacatctaaaaataaagtccacgtaaataatatttagcagtgcaatatctgtaattaataattatatatttatgtacaaatttaataatcgcaattattttgaatgtatacatcagatataataatacatcaGATACATCAGATTTAATAACcgcaattattttgaatgtacttatgaataaatgatttcatcaaaatattagtaatcacaattgttttatttcccatttgTTGCAACCCTAGCGTATTTTCGTGTGGCAgcgtaagtaggtacctacctacgctGGCGGCGGCATCGCGCGACTTCAAAGTCGTCATGTTGTACAGTATTccttaattaataatgcgcatgcagatTTTcgctaattatcgtatttcTAGAAACACCCGATTTACcccgaatcattgaatcgtaagtgCCCTAAACAATGCACTTGCATCTTGCACCTTGTTCGAAAGAAATAGGAGTCAATTCAGACTCATACatttgtttttactgttctgtggtttAGCTAGATTAGAGACTGCACTGCCTGGGAATATAGAAAATTACAATCGATACCTTCGTAAGCatcatatttgtttaaaatataatataattaatatacaagttgttaaataaaaatataattaactatacaacaattatatacctagctcaagaacggctga
This genomic window contains:
- the LOC123705168 gene encoding surfeit locus protein 1 — protein: MIGGLSKLSRTFLQNNSSKRATINIVRSNTSFNRGQSIKLQKIRDKEPGEIFKWILMVIPAGSFGLGCWQVYRLQWKLELIDAMQSKTNASPVDMPLDFEELKKMEYRPVKVRGEFLHDKEILIGPRALIESDSHMQRTGSLVSDPKKNQGWLVVTPFKLAETGEVILINRGWIPQHMRPKEKRQPSMVTGEIELTGTVRLTETRGPFMPKNNPIKGSWFYRDLHQMSAYLDCAPVWLDAKGIPDPPEGWPLPNQTRVNLRNEHMSYLITWYMLSAFTAVMWHRYFIRKLPLL